DNA sequence from the Eulemur rufifrons isolate Redbay chromosome 6, OSU_ERuf_1, whole genome shotgun sequence genome:
TCCCTTGCCCAGTTCAGCCTCACCTCGTGCCAGAGAGCATCACCCACATAGAGTAACTGGAAGCCATTGACCAGCCACATGGCCAGTGAGGGACTCCCCCGCAGCTCCGCCTCCTGCACCAGCAGGGCCAGGTTAATGATGACCTGAGGGGAAAGGGGACAGGGTTGTCATGTCCACAGAGGTGGCAGCACCTGGGCAGAACATTGGTGGCTTTTGCCCTTCTGTCACCTATCACAGTCACACGGTAGCCCTTTGTTGAGTGGATTCAGGGCCCGTACCCAGGGACACAAGGACTGTGGAGcactgcctcccaaagtgctggcagcCTGTTTGCTCTCACTTTGTGGGGAGCAGCCCAGGAGCAGGTGGGCACTGGGACTCCAGCGTTCAAACAGACCTGGTTTTGAATCAACTTCACCACTCAGCCAGATTGCTCATGCTCTCCAAAGCCCACTTTCCCCACCCCCATGTGGAAGATGGAGCTAAGGACTTGATGGCATCCTGCCATGGAGCGCTAAGCACAGCACTCCTGGTACATGGTAAGCACTCAGTGGTTAGCTGGAGCCAACCTGTACTGAGGACCCGTGTTTTAGTAGCTTTGAGCTCGATTCTTTCATTAAGTTTACCTcttctaatcctcacaataatcttgggagaaagctttaattttttttttttttttttttttttttgagacagaatctcactctgtcaccctgggtagactgcagtggtgtcatcatagctcactgcaacctcagactcctgggcttaagtgaccctcctgtctcagcctcccgagtagatgggactacaggtgcacgccatgatgccctgctaatttttctattttcagtagagatggggcctcactgtTGGTCTTgaactcgaactcctgagctcaagcgatcctccctccttggcctcccagagtgctgggattagaggcgtgaaccactgtgcctggctgaaagctttaattttatcccatttcacagatgaggaaatagccACAGAGGCTGATGTGCTGGTGGTCAGGCCAGGATCCAGATCCATGGTGGGCACTTGGCGCCCCTGCCTCAGATGAGATCATTTCCAGGGTGACATGAGAGACCTTGTAATTTTGGCTGCAGTCCAGCATGGATGATTATAACCAAAGAACCCAGTTAAAATGCTGTAGAATGCTGTAGAGGCCACCAGTGACAGATGGATTGCTAACCCAGTGATTAATTTTAAGTTCTGCACTGCCTTGACCACCAAGGAGCATGTGATCACTCTCCTGGAAATAGACTACGCCCGATTGCTCTATTTAAAATTGCACGTGCTGTCCTAGCTCCCACAGTGCTTTGTTTCTCCATAGCACTCATCATTCCTGGCATGCTatctatacttattttttttgtctgtctgttccTCTAGATCGTAGGCTCTAtgaagcagagattttttttctcctataatttttttctcttttgtctcccGGTACCTAGAGCAGTGCCTAGGGCACATGGTggactcagcaaatgtttgtggaatgaatgaatgattaatgaTTTATGTCTGCACAATTTTGGCCTTGCCCTTCCTAAGCAAgactcccccatcccacccctccccctggcCCAAAGCCAGCTCAGTCAAGCCCAGCATACCCAGCCAATGAGGCCAGGCCGAAGTTCGCAGAAATATTTgaagtcaaagaaataaatgcGAGGGTTGAGCTCCCGTCCCAGGAAAAAGTCGTAAATTGGATTACCTGGAGAATAATGGGGGGTGAAGGTGGAGGCAggctcccctgcctgcctccatCTCCACCCCCTGGGACTCCCCCTCTCACCTGAGTTCCCCCCAGGTGCCAGGGCGGAGGCAGGGGCTACCAGAGCCTTCATATAGAGAAAGAGGCTGAAGATGAAAGCGGTGAAGGTGGCCGAAAACGCCAAGGGCAGGAGCATTTCTGGGAGTGCCCCCAGGGGCAGCCCGGCTGACATCCCCAGCCCCACCAACAGGGCTGTCAGGACCAGGGCCTGGAAGCCTGAACCACAGCACACACTGAGCCCTGGGGCTGTGCACCTGTACCCCCTCCcctcaaatacatacatacacgcCCCAAAGCTCAGGGAGACCACAGACCTCGCCCCAAGCATTAGGTGCCCCCGTGGCCTTCTGGGAGGTCACCCTACCACACTGCTCTGGTGCATAGAGTAGCAGTAAATGAGGTAGGGGTGTGAGGACAATGGACGCGGAGAGATCCCCCCGGCGTCTGTCCTGGGCGTAGAAAAGGCACGTAAGGGAGCTTGGAATCGGGGCTAATCTCCACGGACCTCCCAGCAacacctgagctccacccccaCCCGCGCAACTGCAGTGCAAGGGCCCGTCCCCCAGGCACCGTTAATGGGGTAGCACAGACGACTCTTGTCCTTCAATTCCTGCCCCTCGGCCACCTAAGGATACAAGGGGCTCTGATAAGGGTTTGAGGCGGTACCTTCCCCCTCGCCGAGCCCCCTCCGCCTCCCCTGAGCGTCCGCGAGCAGAGCCCACACCTTGCGCGCCGGCAATAGGTAGAGCGCCGCCTGCAGGCCGAGCCAGGTGAGCCATAGCAGCAGTGCCTGCGGGCTCCACAGCGCTTCCAGCCCCGGCAGGTAGGGGGGTGGGCCCAGGAGGCGCGCGGGACCGGAGCGGGCCACCAGGAGCAGGTGGAACATGGTGGcaggcagcaacagcagcagcgcCGCAGCGCCTGAGGGAGGGAGCCATGGCGTCGGGCGTccgctcccagctccctccccctgACCCCACAGGCGCCCAGTTTTCTCCTGGGCTCCCTCAGCATTCCCAGCCCTCCGCCCCCAAGCTCTCCTCTGCCTCAGTCCCGTTCCCTGACTTCCATCTTGGTCCACCACCCTCAGACCTCCTTGAAGACCGTCCTGCTCCAACTCCCAGTCCACTCCACAAATCCCCCGCTCTTCAGCACCCAGGACCGGCTCCTTCTCAGCTCTCTCTCTCCAAACACCCCCCTCCGCCCCCGCAAACCCCAGGATTCCCCCAAAGCCTTCCACCTTCAAATCCTGCCCCAGTCCTGGCTCGTAGCTCACCCCCTCCAGCTCTCCCTCGCTCAGCCTCTGCGCCAAGCCCCTTCTGTCCCATTACCCAGAGG
Encoded proteins:
- the TM7SF2 gene encoding delta(14)-sterol reductase TM7SF2 isoform X2 gives rise to the protein MAPPQGPRAPLEFGGPLGAAALLLLLPATMFHLLLVARSGPARLLGPPPYLPGLEALWSPQALLLWLTWLGLQAALYLLPARKVAEGQELKDKSRLCYPINGFQALVLTALLVGLGMSAGLPLGALPEMLLPLAFSATFTAFIFSLFLYMKALVAPASALAPGGNSGNPIYDFFLGRELNPRIYFFDFKYFCELRPGLIGWVIINLALLVQEAELRGSPSLAMWLVNGFQLLYVGDALWHEEAVLTTMDITHDGFGFMLAFGDLAWVPFTYSLQAQFLLYHPQPLGLPMASVICLINGLETISTATGRQLLVSGWWGMVRHPNYLGDLIMALAWSLPCGVSHLLPYFYLLYFAALLVHREARDERQCLQKYGLAWHEYCRRVPYRIVPYVY
- the TM7SF2 gene encoding delta(14)-sterol reductase TM7SF2 isoform X1; translation: MAPPQGPRAPLEFGGPLGAAALLLLLPATMFHLLLVARSGPARLLGPPPYLPGLEALWSPQALLLWLTWLGLQAALYLLPARKVAEGQELKDKSRLCYPINGFQALVLTALLVGLGMSAGLPLGALPEMLLPLAFSATFTAFIFSLFLYMKALVAPASALAPGGNSGNPIYDFFLGRELNPRIYFFDFKYFCELRPGLIGWVIINLALLVQEAELRGSPSLAMWLVNGFQLLYVGDALWHEEAVLTTMDITHDGFGFMLAFGDLAWVPFTYSLQAQFLLYHPQPLGLPMASVICLINAIGYYVFRGANSQKNTFRRNPSDPRVAGLETISTATGRQLLVSGWWGMVRHPNYLGDLIMALAWSLPCGVSHLLPYFYLLYFAALLVHREARDERQCLQKYGLAWHEYCRRVPYRIVPYVY